A region of Nocardioides sp. JS614 DNA encodes the following proteins:
- a CDS encoding acyltransferase domain-containing protein, with product MLVIVAPGQGAQSPGFLRPWLEDPTFASRFAWLSTVAGLDLAHYGTEADAETIRATEIAQPLLVATGLVAALELFPSPADAFEQVGAVAGHSVGEIAAAAGARVITAEQAMVLVRERGNAMARAAAATPTGMTAVLGGDRDEVLAALAEHGLTPANDNAAGQLVAAGTLEQLEALAAHPPAKARLMPLSVAGAFHTHHMEPAVGHLAALARSVSVHDPRTRVISNRDGRVVHDGRDVLARIVGQIASPVRWDLCLETMEDLGVTGILEMPPAGTLTGIARRRFSGSALRGVETFALKTPDQLDDARAFCAKHGESSGLGISPTWRMVVSPAKGTFHQDGAAAGTDVLVPGAAIGEVASLRDRSRITAAHGGTVVEWLVEDGDLVSPGQPLLRLHPEGGA from the coding sequence GTGCTCGTCATCGTCGCTCCCGGCCAGGGTGCCCAGTCCCCCGGCTTCCTCCGGCCGTGGCTCGAGGACCCGACGTTCGCCTCCCGGTTCGCCTGGCTCTCGACCGTCGCGGGCCTCGACCTGGCCCACTACGGCACCGAGGCCGACGCGGAGACGATCCGCGCGACCGAGATCGCCCAGCCGCTGCTCGTCGCGACCGGCCTCGTGGCGGCCCTGGAGCTGTTCCCGAGCCCGGCCGACGCCTTCGAGCAGGTCGGCGCCGTTGCGGGCCACAGCGTGGGCGAGATCGCGGCGGCGGCGGGCGCCCGGGTGATCACCGCCGAGCAGGCCATGGTCCTGGTCCGCGAACGCGGCAACGCGATGGCGCGGGCGGCCGCGGCGACCCCGACCGGCATGACCGCCGTCCTTGGTGGCGACCGGGACGAGGTCCTCGCGGCCCTGGCCGAGCACGGCCTGACCCCGGCGAACGACAACGCTGCCGGCCAGCTGGTCGCCGCCGGCACCCTCGAGCAGCTCGAGGCCCTCGCCGCGCACCCGCCGGCGAAGGCCCGGTTGATGCCGCTGAGCGTCGCCGGCGCCTTCCACACCCACCACATGGAGCCCGCGGTCGGCCACCTGGCCGCGCTGGCCCGCTCGGTCTCGGTGCACGACCCGCGCACCCGGGTGATCTCCAACCGCGACGGCCGGGTCGTCCACGACGGCCGCGACGTGCTGGCCCGGATCGTCGGCCAGATCGCCAGCCCGGTGCGTTGGGACCTGTGCCTGGAGACCATGGAGGACCTCGGCGTGACCGGCATCCTCGAGATGCCGCCGGCCGGGACGCTGACCGGGATCGCACGGCGCCGATTTTCGGGGAGTGCCCTGCGCGGGGTCGAGACGTTCGCGCTCAAGACTCCTGACCAGCTCGACGACGCCCGCGCGTTCTGCGCCAAGCACGGCGAGTCCTCCGGCCTCGGCATCAGCCCGACCTGGCGGATGGTGGTCTCACCCGCCAAGGGCACCTTCCACCAGGACGGCGCCGCCGCCGGCACCGACGTGCTCGTGCCGGGCGCGGCCATCGGCGAGGTCGCCAGCCTGCGCGACCGCAGCCGGATCACCGCGGCGCACGGCGGCACCGTCGTCGAGTGGCTCGTCGAGGACGGCGACCTGGTCTCGCCGGGCCAACCACTGCTGCGTCTGCACCCCGAGGGAGGAGCCTGA
- a CDS encoding PP2C family protein-serine/threonine phosphatase encodes MLRFSGAGVSDVGLVRPQNEDSAFVGPYVAVVADGVGGAAAGEVASATAAYAVAATVLGRPGEQPEELLLDGLEAARANIRRGVQGDLTRLGMATTLTAVVCDGRRAVLAHIGDSRAYVLRGGELTRLTTDHTYVQRLVSQGELRPEEVIRHPWRNVVLRSLDGDPVHDGVDLLPLAVQPGDRLLLCSDGLSDLVPEPVIGELLAVADPHSAAAVLTRAALDAGGRDNVTAVVLDVVEGPMVVGDGQLLGALREVANIVDPGAVRLAQ; translated from the coding sequence ATGCTGCGATTCTCGGGTGCCGGCGTCAGTGACGTGGGGCTGGTGCGCCCTCAGAACGAGGACTCCGCCTTCGTCGGACCCTACGTGGCCGTCGTCGCCGACGGAGTCGGTGGTGCCGCGGCCGGGGAGGTCGCGTCCGCGACCGCGGCGTACGCCGTGGCGGCGACCGTGCTCGGGCGGCCGGGCGAGCAGCCGGAGGAGCTGCTCCTCGACGGCTTGGAGGCGGCTCGCGCCAACATCCGCCGGGGCGTCCAGGGCGACCTGACCCGGCTCGGCATGGCCACCACCCTCACCGCGGTCGTCTGCGACGGCCGGCGGGCGGTGCTCGCCCACATCGGCGACTCGCGGGCCTACGTGCTCCGTGGGGGCGAGCTCACCCGGCTCACCACCGACCACACCTATGTGCAGCGGCTGGTGTCGCAGGGCGAGCTGCGGCCCGAGGAGGTGATCCGGCACCCGTGGCGCAACGTCGTGCTGCGCTCGCTCGACGGCGACCCCGTGCACGACGGTGTCGACCTGCTGCCGCTCGCGGTGCAGCCCGGCGATCGGCTGCTGCTGTGCAGCGACGGGCTCTCGGACCTGGTTCCGGAGCCGGTCATCGGGGAGCTGCTCGCGGTCGCGGACCCGCACTCCGCCGCCGCGGTGCTCACCCGCGCGGCGCTCGATGCCGGCGGCCGCGACAACGTCACAGCGGTCGTCCTGGACGTGGTGGAGGGTCCGATGGTCGTCGGCGACGGCCAGCTGCTCGGCGCGCTGCGCGAGGTCGCCAACATCGTCGACCCGGGTGCGGTCCGCCTGGCGCAGTGA
- a CDS encoding alpha/beta fold hydrolase, which translates to MSKRYDVEFVTIHGYRRAYVKAGSGPVVLLLHGLGCDHTTWEPVIEALSRRYTVIAPDLLGHGRSDKPRADYTLGGYANGMRDLLTVLGIDKVTVIGHSFGGGVAMQFAYQYPERTERLMLVASGGLGPEVSPGIRAISTPGFHQVMGLLTLPGVRHLGMAGLRTVAKGPWRLTRDLDEVADIYDTFKDPQARHAIRHVVRAVVDWRGQIVTMTDRAYLTEEMPMWVVWGRDDRVIPVRHANTAAALAPNARVEVIPDAGHFPHKDHPHRFARIVQDFIRSTEPAKYSRARFRSLLRSGGTAPRLRSVSSDTA; encoded by the coding sequence GTGAGCAAGCGGTACGACGTCGAGTTCGTGACCATCCACGGCTACCGGCGCGCCTACGTGAAGGCCGGCAGCGGCCCGGTCGTCCTGCTGCTGCACGGGCTGGGCTGCGACCACACGACGTGGGAGCCGGTCATCGAGGCGCTCAGCCGCCGCTACACGGTGATCGCCCCGGACCTGCTCGGCCACGGCCGGTCCGACAAGCCCCGAGCCGACTACACGCTCGGCGGCTACGCCAACGGCATGCGGGACCTGCTGACCGTGCTCGGCATCGACAAGGTGACCGTGATCGGGCACAGCTTCGGCGGCGGGGTCGCGATGCAGTTCGCCTACCAGTACCCCGAGCGCACCGAGCGGCTGATGCTGGTCGCCTCCGGAGGTCTCGGGCCCGAGGTGTCGCCCGGCATCCGCGCGATCAGCACCCCGGGCTTCCACCAGGTGATGGGCTTGCTGACCTTGCCCGGCGTACGCCACCTCGGCATGGCGGGCCTGCGCACGGTGGCCAAGGGCCCGTGGAGGCTGACCCGCGACCTGGACGAGGTCGCCGACATCTACGACACGTTCAAGGACCCGCAGGCCCGGCACGCGATCCGGCACGTCGTGCGGGCCGTCGTCGACTGGCGCGGCCAGATCGTGACGATGACGGACCGGGCCTACCTCACCGAGGAGATGCCGATGTGGGTCGTCTGGGGCCGCGACGACCGGGTCATCCCGGTGCGGCACGCGAACACCGCCGCCGCCCTGGCCCCGAATGCCCGCGTCGAGGTGATCCCGGACGCCGGCCACTTCCCGCACAAGGACCACCCGCACCGCTTCGCCCGGATCGTGCAGGACTTCATCCGCTCCACCGAGCCGGCCAAGTACTCCCGCGCCCGGTTCCGCTCCCTGCTCCGCTCCGGCGGCACCGCCCCGCGCCTGCGCTCGGTCTCCTCCGACACGGCGTAG
- the fabF gene encoding beta-ketoacyl-ACP synthase II has translation MSKRVVVTGLGTTSPVGGDVPSTWDALVNGRSGVRFLTDDWAEQMPVKIAGRIAVEPTEILERVKARRLDRSSQFAMVAAMEAWKDAGLEGSDVDRDRLGVAMASGIGGVTTLLDNYDALREKGPRRVSPLAVPMLMPNAPAAQLSLYVGARAAVNTPVSACASGNEAISLAVDQIRLGRADVVLAGGTEAAIHPLPMAAFANMMALSKTASGPDGGDPTAVSRPWDVARDGFVLGEGAGVLVLESEEHARARGARIYATVLGAGITADSHDIAQPDPEGRGGSRAILRALAEADISPGDIAHVNAHATSTPQGDIAEGLMLHATLGAHATDVVVTSTKSMTGHLLGGAGALEAIATVLALHHRVAPPTINLDNQDPQVELDIATKARDLPLGDIAALNNSFGFGGANVAVAFGSV, from the coding sequence ATGTCGAAGCGAGTCGTCGTCACCGGCCTCGGGACCACCTCCCCCGTGGGCGGTGACGTGCCCAGCACCTGGGACGCGCTGGTCAACGGACGCTCGGGCGTCCGGTTCCTGACCGACGACTGGGCCGAGCAGATGCCGGTCAAGATCGCCGGCCGGATCGCCGTCGAGCCCACCGAGATCCTCGAACGGGTCAAGGCGCGTCGGCTGGACCGGTCCTCGCAGTTCGCGATGGTGGCCGCCATGGAGGCCTGGAAGGACGCCGGTCTCGAGGGCTCGGACGTCGACCGGGACCGGCTCGGCGTCGCCATGGCCTCCGGCATCGGCGGCGTCACGACGCTCCTCGACAACTACGACGCGCTGCGGGAGAAGGGGCCGCGCCGGGTCTCGCCGCTCGCGGTCCCGATGCTGATGCCCAACGCGCCGGCAGCGCAGCTGAGCCTGTACGTCGGAGCGCGCGCGGCGGTCAACACGCCGGTCTCGGCGTGCGCCTCCGGCAACGAGGCGATCTCGTTGGCGGTCGACCAGATCCGGCTCGGCCGGGCCGACGTCGTGCTCGCGGGCGGCACCGAGGCGGCGATCCACCCGCTGCCGATGGCGGCCTTCGCGAACATGATGGCGCTCTCGAAGACCGCCAGCGGCCCCGACGGCGGCGACCCGACCGCCGTGTCGCGGCCGTGGGACGTCGCCCGCGACGGCTTCGTGCTCGGGGAGGGCGCCGGCGTCCTGGTCCTCGAGTCCGAGGAGCACGCCCGCGCCCGGGGCGCCCGGATCTACGCCACGGTGCTCGGGGCCGGCATCACCGCGGACTCCCACGACATCGCCCAGCCCGACCCGGAGGGCCGCGGCGGCTCCCGCGCGATCCTGCGGGCGCTCGCAGAGGCCGACATCAGCCCGGGCGACATCGCGCACGTCAACGCGCACGCCACGTCGACCCCGCAGGGCGACATCGCCGAGGGCCTGATGCTGCACGCGACGCTCGGCGCGCACGCGACCGACGTCGTCGTGACCAGCACCAAGTCGATGACCGGCCACCTGCTCGGCGGCGCCGGCGCACTGGAGGCGATCGCGACCGTGCTGGCGCTCCACCACCGGGTCGCCCCGCCGACGATCAACCTGGACAACCAGGACCCGCAGGTCGAGCTGGACATCGCCACCAAGGCCCGCGACCTGCCGCTCGGCGACATCGCCGCGCTCAACAACTCCTTCGGGTTCGGCGGCGCCAACGTCGCGGTCGCGTTCGGGTCCGTCTGA
- a CDS encoding acyl-CoA carboxylase subunit beta has protein sequence MTATATKPAKLPREEDPRNPVHRLTALLDEGTLELITPDDDSGMLAAVGQVDGTRVVAFCSDATVMGGAMGDLGCRVVVDAYHRAMTDRIPVIGLWHSGGARLAEGVLSLHAVGRIFQVMTQASGRIPQISVVLGPAAGGAAYGPALTDVVILGPEGRIFVTGPDVVRSVTGEDVDMLRLGGPEPHGRRSGVVHILADTERDALDRARDVAGLLGSQGSLVVEDVEDRDLAALLPESKKRAYDVHPLVESILDEGTAQELHARWAPNIVTALGRLGGRTVGVVANNPLRLGGCLDSLSAEKASRFVRMCDAFGVPLVVVVDVPGYLPGVGQEWDGVVRRGAKLLHAFGECVVPRVTLVTRKTYGGAYIAMNARSLGATKVFAWPGAEVAVMGAVAAIRILHRRRLAEVAPDIRPQVEAELAAEHERIAGGVDKAVEIGVVDEVVEPAVTRSALARAIDDAVQADGVRRGAHGNIPL, from the coding sequence GTGACTGCCACTGCCACCAAGCCGGCGAAGCTCCCCCGCGAGGAGGACCCGCGCAACCCGGTGCACCGGCTCACGGCCCTCCTCGACGAGGGCACGCTGGAGCTGATCACCCCCGACGACGACTCGGGGATGCTCGCCGCCGTCGGCCAGGTCGACGGCACCCGGGTGGTGGCGTTCTGCTCGGACGCCACGGTGATGGGCGGCGCGATGGGCGACCTCGGCTGCCGCGTGGTCGTCGACGCCTACCACCGGGCGATGACCGACCGGATCCCGGTCATCGGCCTATGGCACTCCGGCGGCGCCCGGCTCGCCGAGGGCGTGCTCTCCCTGCACGCGGTCGGCCGGATCTTCCAGGTGATGACCCAGGCCTCCGGACGGATCCCGCAGATCTCGGTGGTGCTCGGTCCGGCCGCCGGCGGCGCGGCGTACGGCCCGGCCCTCACCGACGTCGTCATCCTCGGCCCCGAGGGCCGGATCTTCGTGACCGGGCCCGACGTGGTCCGATCCGTGACCGGTGAGGACGTCGACATGCTGCGGCTCGGGGGTCCCGAGCCCCACGGCCGGCGCTCCGGAGTGGTCCACATCCTCGCGGACACCGAGCGCGACGCACTCGACCGCGCCCGCGACGTCGCCGGGCTGCTCGGCTCGCAGGGCTCGCTGGTCGTCGAGGACGTCGAGGACCGCGACCTGGCCGCGCTGCTCCCGGAGTCGAAGAAGCGCGCGTACGACGTGCACCCCCTGGTCGAGTCGATCCTCGACGAGGGCACCGCCCAGGAGCTGCACGCCAGGTGGGCACCCAACATCGTGACCGCACTCGGCCGGCTCGGTGGCCGCACCGTCGGCGTGGTCGCGAACAACCCGCTGCGGCTGGGCGGCTGCCTCGACTCGCTCTCCGCCGAGAAGGCCTCCCGCTTCGTGCGGATGTGCGACGCGTTCGGCGTCCCGCTCGTGGTGGTCGTCGACGTGCCCGGCTACCTGCCCGGGGTCGGGCAGGAGTGGGACGGCGTGGTCCGCCGCGGCGCGAAGCTCCTGCACGCGTTCGGAGAGTGCGTGGTCCCCCGGGTCACCCTGGTGACCCGCAAGACCTACGGCGGCGCGTACATCGCGATGAACGCCCGCTCCCTGGGCGCGACGAAGGTCTTCGCGTGGCCCGGCGCAGAGGTGGCCGTGATGGGCGCGGTCGCGGCGATCCGGATCCTGCACCGGCGCCGGCTGGCCGAGGTCGCCCCGGACATCCGTCCCCAGGTCGAGGCCGAGCTGGCGGCCGAGCACGAGCGGATCGCCGGCGGGGTCGACAAGGCGGTCGAGATCGGCGTGGTCGACGAGGTCGTCGAGCCGGCCGTGACCCGGAGCGCCCTCGCCCGGGCGATCGACGACGCCGTGCAGGCCGACGGCGTCCGCCGCGGCGCCCACGGGAACATCCCGCTCTGA
- a CDS encoding beta-ketoacyl-ACP synthase III gives MATIIEQAEGARHAGILGVGSYRPSRVIPNADVVEAIDSSDEWIQQRSGIKQRRWATPEETVQVMSVAAARKALERASVDPRQIDCVIVATVTHMIQTPAIATAIAYELGTDQAAAFDISAACAGFCHGVAMAADMIRGGSAGHVLVIGVERLSDLTDVGDRGTAFIFADGAGAAVVGPTDAPGIGPVVWGSDGEQFELIRQREDWRDVVASERPEMPHLVMQGNAVFRWASYSMAKIGQLALDRAGIGIDDLDVFVPHQANMRITDAMARAMKLPERVKIARDIAEQGNTSAASIPLALDRMIEEGEARSGDKALLIAFGAGLAYAAQVVIVP, from the coding sequence ATGGCCACGATCATCGAGCAGGCCGAGGGGGCCCGGCACGCCGGGATCCTCGGCGTCGGCTCCTACCGGCCGTCCCGGGTGATCCCCAACGCCGACGTCGTCGAGGCGATCGACTCCAGCGACGAGTGGATCCAGCAGCGCTCCGGCATCAAGCAGCGCCGCTGGGCGACGCCCGAGGAGACCGTGCAGGTGATGTCGGTCGCGGCCGCGCGCAAGGCGCTCGAGCGCGCCTCGGTCGACCCCCGGCAGATCGACTGCGTGATCGTCGCGACCGTCACCCACATGATCCAGACGCCGGCCATCGCGACCGCGATCGCCTACGAGCTCGGCACCGACCAGGCCGCCGCGTTCGACATCTCCGCCGCGTGCGCGGGCTTCTGCCACGGGGTCGCGATGGCGGCCGACATGATCCGTGGCGGCAGCGCCGGGCACGTGCTCGTGATCGGCGTCGAGCGGCTCTCCGACCTCACCGACGTCGGCGACCGCGGCACCGCCTTCATCTTCGCCGACGGCGCCGGCGCCGCGGTGGTCGGCCCCACCGACGCCCCCGGCATCGGCCCGGTCGTCTGGGGCTCGGACGGCGAGCAGTTCGAGCTGATCCGCCAGCGCGAGGACTGGCGCGACGTCGTGGCCAGCGAGCGCCCCGAGATGCCGCACCTGGTCATGCAGGGCAACGCGGTGTTCCGCTGGGCGTCGTACTCGATGGCGAAGATCGGCCAGCTCGCGCTCGACCGTGCCGGCATCGGCATCGACGACCTCGACGTGTTCGTCCCCCACCAGGCCAACATGCGGATCACCGACGCCATGGCGCGGGCCATGAAGCTGCCCGAGCGGGTCAAGATCGCCCGCGACATCGCCGAGCAGGGCAACACCTCGGCCGCCTCCATCCCGCTCGCCCTCGACCGGATGATCGAGGAGGGCGAGGCGCGCAGCGGCGACAAGGCCCTCCTGATCGCCTTCGGTGCCGGCCTCGCGTACGCCGCGCAGGTCGTCATCGTCCCGTAG
- a CDS encoding alpha/beta fold hydrolase — translation MGNVRRPALEGTVAVRDDRRLSFAEYGPRHGPAIIWMHGTPGARRQIPLEARAYADRRGVRIIGIDRPGIGSSTPHLYPNVLDWTQDLELFLETLAIDTVRLIGLSGGAPYALAAGAALPDRVHGIGILGGVAPTRGPDAVADGPIQLAVRLAPLLTVARVPLGVTITQAIRVIKPLAGPALDLYAALQPPGDKNLLSRPEFKAMFLDDLLNGSRFQTTAPLADLILFTRAWGFEAADVRVPVRWWHGDADHIVPFRHGQHVVDRLPDARITAIDGESHLGGLGIAEDVIDTLLDLGPRRARRTGTARKR, via the coding sequence GTGGGGAACGTCAGGAGACCGGCACTCGAGGGCACCGTCGCGGTCCGCGACGACCGCCGGCTGAGCTTCGCCGAGTACGGCCCGCGGCACGGGCCGGCCATCATCTGGATGCACGGCACTCCGGGCGCCCGCCGTCAGATTCCGCTCGAGGCGCGCGCGTACGCCGACCGGCGCGGCGTCCGGATCATCGGCATCGACCGGCCCGGCATCGGCTCCTCGACACCACACCTGTACCCGAACGTCCTGGACTGGACCCAGGACCTCGAGCTGTTCCTCGAGACGCTCGCGATCGACACGGTCCGGCTGATCGGGCTGTCCGGAGGCGCGCCGTACGCGCTCGCGGCCGGCGCGGCCCTGCCCGACCGGGTCCACGGGATCGGCATCCTCGGTGGGGTCGCCCCGACCCGGGGACCGGACGCCGTCGCCGACGGCCCGATCCAGCTCGCCGTTCGGCTCGCCCCGCTGCTCACGGTGGCGCGGGTGCCGCTCGGCGTGACGATCACGCAGGCGATCCGGGTGATCAAGCCACTCGCGGGCCCGGCTCTCGACCTCTACGCGGCACTGCAGCCGCCGGGGGACAAGAACCTGCTCTCCCGGCCGGAGTTCAAGGCGATGTTCCTCGACGACCTGCTCAACGGCAGCCGGTTCCAGACCACGGCGCCGCTCGCCGACCTGATCCTGTTCACGAGGGCCTGGGGCTTCGAGGCCGCCGACGTCCGGGTCCCGGTGCGCTGGTGGCACGGCGACGCCGACCACATCGTGCCGTTCCGGCACGGCCAGCACGTCGTCGACCGGCTGCCGGATGCGAGGATCACCGCGATCGACGGCGAGAGCCACCTCGGCGGTCTCGGTATCGCCGAGGACGTGATCGACACCCTGCTCGACCTGGGCCCGCGGCGGGCCCGACGCACCGGCACGGCCCGCAAGCGCTGA
- a CDS encoding PucR family transcriptional regulator has translation MNPGQGAGPHRRAADALQRATGALSTAAMARMEQDMPWFRDLSAEDRSWVGMIVQAGIRGFVDWYRQAVDQPAPGSTEMVASVFGAAPRALAGVINLQQTVDLVRLSIEVVESNVEQLLDPADAADVRAAVLRYAREVAFATAEVYARAAEVRGAWDARLEALVVDAVLRSEADEALLSRASALGWAARGDVAVVLGSVPGARSESDTFDEVRRVARAAGMDALCAVQGDRLVVLLGGVGEPRAAAEAVSDLFGEGPVVVGPVAADLAQAHVSARAALSAHRAAPGWPEAPRPVRSADLLPERVLAGDGHARRHLVDEVYLPLVRARGTLIETIGAYYQHGSSIEATARALFVHPNTVRYRLRQVAELTGLAPGRARDAFTLEIALVLGRQSGRSARTPEASL, from the coding sequence GTGAATCCAGGGCAGGGCGCCGGCCCGCACCGCCGGGCCGCCGACGCGCTCCAGCGCGCGACCGGGGCGCTGAGCACCGCCGCCATGGCCCGCATGGAGCAGGACATGCCATGGTTCCGCGACCTGAGCGCCGAGGACCGCTCCTGGGTCGGCATGATCGTCCAGGCCGGTATCCGCGGCTTCGTCGACTGGTACCGCCAGGCCGTGGACCAGCCCGCGCCCGGCTCCACCGAGATGGTCGCCTCCGTCTTCGGCGCCGCCCCGCGCGCCCTCGCGGGCGTGATCAACCTCCAGCAGACCGTCGACCTGGTGCGGCTCTCGATCGAGGTCGTGGAGTCGAACGTCGAGCAGCTGCTCGACCCGGCCGACGCGGCCGACGTGCGGGCGGCGGTGCTCCGCTACGCCCGCGAGGTGGCCTTCGCGACCGCCGAGGTCTACGCGCGGGCCGCGGAGGTGCGCGGCGCCTGGGACGCCCGGCTGGAGGCCCTGGTCGTCGACGCCGTGCTCCGTTCGGAGGCCGACGAGGCGCTGCTCTCCCGCGCCAGCGCCCTGGGCTGGGCGGCCCGCGGGGACGTGGCGGTGGTCCTCGGCAGCGTGCCCGGTGCGCGCAGCGAGTCCGACACGTTCGACGAGGTACGCCGGGTGGCCCGGGCGGCCGGGATGGACGCCCTGTGCGCGGTGCAGGGTGACCGGCTGGTCGTCCTGCTCGGCGGCGTCGGCGAGCCGCGGGCGGCCGCCGAGGCGGTCAGCGACCTGTTCGGCGAGGGGCCCGTGGTCGTCGGCCCGGTCGCGGCCGACCTCGCGCAGGCCCACGTCTCGGCCCGGGCGGCCCTGTCCGCCCACCGCGCCGCGCCCGGCTGGCCCGAGGCGCCGCGTCCGGTGCGCAGCGCCGACCTGCTCCCCGAACGGGTGCTCGCCGGCGACGGCCACGCGCGCCGGCACCTGGTCGACGAGGTGTACCTGCCGTTGGTCCGGGCCCGCGGCACCCTGATCGAGACCATCGGCGCCTACTACCAGCACGGCTCCTCGATCGAGGCCACCGCGCGCGCCCTGTTCGTCCACCCGAACACGGTGCGCTACCGGCTGCGCCAGGTCGCCGAGCTCACCGGCCTCGCCCCCGGCCGGGCGCGGGACGCCTTCACCCTGGAGATCGCCCTCGTGCTCGGCCGCCAGTCCGGCCGCAGCGCCCGCACACCTGAGGCGTCTTTGTAG
- a CDS encoding DUF3145 domain-containing protein, translating into MKEVTVTARTAPRAATRGVLYVHSAPSALCPHIEWAVSGVLGVPVSLDWTPQPAQPGTYRAELSWTGQVGAAASVASALRGWNHLRFEITEEPTAGSEGARYSFTPELGVFHAVTGLHGDIMIPEDRLKAAVVKAALGDTTLLGEIDKLLGRPWDDELETFRHAGDGAPVRWLHQVV; encoded by the coding sequence ATGAAGGAGGTCACGGTGACCGCACGCACTGCCCCCCGCGCCGCGACGCGAGGCGTCCTGTACGTCCACTCGGCGCCCTCCGCGCTGTGCCCGCACATCGAGTGGGCCGTCAGCGGAGTCCTCGGCGTGCCCGTGAGCCTGGACTGGACGCCGCAGCCGGCGCAGCCGGGCACCTACCGCGCCGAGTTGTCCTGGACCGGTCAGGTCGGCGCTGCGGCCTCGGTCGCCTCCGCGCTGCGCGGCTGGAACCACCTGCGCTTCGAGATCACCGAGGAGCCCACCGCCGGCTCCGAGGGGGCCCGCTACTCCTTCACCCCCGAGCTCGGCGTCTTCCACGCCGTGACCGGCCTGCACGGCGACATCATGATCCCCGAGGACCGGCTCAAGGCCGCGGTCGTCAAGGCCGCTCTGGGTGACACCACCCTGCTCGGCGAGATCGACAAGCTGCTCGGCCGGCCGTGGGACGACGAGCTGGAGACCTTCCGCCACGCCGGCGACGGGGCCCCGGTGCGCTGGCTGCACCAGGTCGTCTGA
- a CDS encoding acyl carrier protein, which yields MATTEEIRADLADIVNEVAGIDADDVQLDKSFVDDLDVDSLSMVEVVVAAEEKFGVSIPDDEVKNLKTVGDAVAFIERAQA from the coding sequence ATGGCAACGACCGAAGAGATCCGCGCCGACCTCGCTGACATCGTCAACGAGGTCGCCGGCATCGACGCCGACGACGTCCAGCTCGACAAGTCCTTCGTCGACGACCTGGACGTGGACTCGTTGTCCATGGTCGAGGTGGTCGTCGCGGCCGAGGAGAAGTTCGGCGTGTCGATCCCCGACGACGAGGTCAAGAACCTCAAGACCGTCGGCGACGCCGTCGCGTTCATCGAGCGCGCCCAGGCCTGA